In Novipirellula galeiformis, one DNA window encodes the following:
- a CDS encoding sugar transferase gives MLQLISRYTTEFAFRRRLNTWILTEREFNREIARERARTVRRNIPFCVLSIELCRGHRNTKNVRKLAKLIRRNVRMSDEKGHLSRFTIGVLLLDTPEMGGRIVMDRLNGLANSHDHKVEISLRVYDPQAFGQDKESGDDEDSSSGGGTPSGREPQVQLRAPLVAADQARYSHADLIGPQAASSSPPASRGPRAYDFMAPRVDTVSFKVDSIVKRGFDIVCASLGLVLAAPVVAMAALAVRRDGGPAFFLQHREGRDGVPFTMYKLRTMVVNAESQQDSLREQSERDGPAFKMTHDPRVTRLGQFLRSTCLDELPQLYNVLRGEMSIVGPRPLPVSESRACETWHRRRLDVRPGITCYWQVAKEKADTFDAWMRMDLAYVDHANLWNDMTLMAQTVSVPLRRKGSR, from the coding sequence GTGCTGCAACTCATTTCACGTTACACCACTGAGTTCGCCTTTCGTCGCCGCCTTAACACTTGGATCTTGACGGAGCGTGAGTTCAATCGCGAGATCGCTCGAGAGCGCGCTCGGACCGTACGACGCAACATCCCATTCTGTGTTTTGTCCATTGAACTGTGTCGCGGACATCGCAACACAAAGAACGTTCGCAAGCTCGCTAAGCTGATTCGCCGGAACGTTCGGATGAGTGACGAGAAGGGGCACCTCAGCCGCTTCACGATCGGAGTGTTGCTACTAGACACGCCGGAGATGGGAGGAAGAATCGTGATGGACCGGCTCAACGGCTTGGCTAACTCGCACGATCACAAAGTGGAGATCTCGCTGCGCGTCTATGATCCACAAGCGTTTGGGCAGGACAAAGAGTCTGGCGATGACGAGGATTCCTCATCGGGTGGTGGAACCCCGTCGGGTCGCGAGCCCCAGGTTCAACTGCGAGCCCCGCTCGTCGCGGCAGACCAAGCACGTTACTCGCATGCCGATTTGATTGGCCCCCAAGCCGCGTCATCCAGCCCACCCGCTTCGCGCGGCCCCCGAGCGTATGACTTCATGGCTCCGCGTGTCGATACGGTTAGCTTCAAAGTAGACTCGATCGTCAAGCGAGGGTTCGATATCGTCTGTGCCAGCCTCGGTTTGGTGCTTGCCGCCCCTGTGGTCGCGATGGCCGCTTTAGCCGTGCGACGTGACGGCGGCCCTGCGTTCTTTCTACAACACCGTGAAGGACGCGATGGGGTGCCGTTCACGATGTACAAATTGCGAACGATGGTGGTCAATGCAGAATCGCAACAAGATAGTCTGCGTGAACAGAGTGAACGCGATGGGCCGGCATTCAAGATGACCCACGACCCTCGCGTGACCCGACTGGGCCAATTCCTGCGTTCGACCTGCCTCGACGAATTGCCGCAATTGTACAACGTCCTTCGAGGCGAGATGTCAATCGTCGGACCACGCCCTTTGCCTGTGAGCGAAAGCCGAGCATGCGAAACTTGGCATCGACGTCGCTTGGATGTTCGACCGGGGATCACCTGTTATTGGCAAGTCGCCAAAGAAAAGGCGGATACATTCGATGCCTGGATGCGAATGGACTTGGCCTACGTTGACCACGCCAATCTTTGGAATGACATGACCCTGATGGCCCAAACCGTCAGCGTTCCACTGCGCCGCAAAGGCAGTCGCTAA
- a CDS encoding FAD-dependent oxidoreductase — MNRLLAPLLVLSFFLATVHQGKAAEAATNQYDIVVYGGTSAGVIAAVQAKKMGKSVVIVGPDKHLGGLTSGGLGWTDTGNKSVIGGLARDFYHRIWKAYQHPAAWPHQPQTQYGNKGQGTLAIDGENRTMWIFEPHVAEQVYEDYVREFEIPVFRDEYLDRESGVTMKDGRIVGIRMLSGKSYAGKMFIDATYEGDLMASAGVTYHVGREAAATYGERFNGVQTGVLHHAHHFGILDKPVSPYVVPGDPASGVLPRVSAQPPGEKFAGDHRVQAYCFRMCLTNHEPNRVPFAKPAGYDPSQYELLVRIFDAGFNQTFAKFDPIPNYKTDTNNHGPMSTDNIGFNYDYPEASYERRREIIKEHETYQQGWLYFIANDPRVPEQTRQQMRKWGLAKDEFVDNGNWPHQLYIREARRMVGDFVMTENELLKRSETPESVGMGSYTMDSHNVQRYITPEGHVQNEGDIGVSTKGPYQIAYGSLVPKKSECENLLVPVCVSSSHIAFGSIRMEPVFMILGHSSATAAVMAIDEKIAVQDVDYEKLSQRLRADGQVLEYSGSEKRTTGKGVSSDQLKGIVVDDAKAEFTGTWLPSTSSSKFVDHGYVHDGHQADGLATMTFTATLPKAGEYEVRVAYPANSNRASNVKITVHHAAGSSTVSVNQKETPAIEGLFVSLGKFPFDANAKATVRITNDGANGHVVADAVQWLP; from the coding sequence ATGAATCGGTTACTCGCACCCTTGCTCGTTTTGTCTTTCTTCCTGGCAACAGTTCATCAAGGAAAAGCAGCCGAGGCTGCGACGAATCAATACGACATCGTGGTGTATGGCGGCACCTCGGCGGGAGTGATCGCGGCGGTCCAGGCAAAAAAGATGGGCAAGTCAGTTGTGATCGTCGGCCCCGATAAGCATCTCGGCGGATTGACCAGTGGAGGATTAGGATGGACCGACACAGGAAACAAGTCGGTGATCGGTGGATTAGCACGAGATTTCTATCATCGCATTTGGAAAGCGTACCAGCATCCCGCCGCTTGGCCTCATCAACCGCAAACGCAATATGGCAACAAGGGGCAAGGAACCCTAGCCATCGATGGCGAAAATCGGACGATGTGGATCTTTGAACCGCACGTCGCTGAGCAAGTTTACGAGGACTATGTCCGCGAGTTTGAAATCCCGGTTTTCCGCGACGAGTATCTTGACCGCGAATCGGGCGTCACGATGAAGGATGGCCGCATCGTGGGGATCCGAATGCTCAGCGGAAAATCGTATGCAGGGAAAATGTTCATCGATGCCACCTACGAAGGTGATCTGATGGCCTCCGCGGGCGTCACCTATCATGTCGGTCGTGAAGCGGCGGCGACCTATGGAGAACGTTTCAATGGGGTGCAAACCGGAGTGCTTCATCATGCACACCATTTCGGCATACTCGACAAGCCGGTCAGCCCCTACGTGGTTCCCGGGGATCCTGCGAGTGGGGTGTTGCCGCGGGTGAGTGCTCAACCGCCAGGTGAAAAGTTTGCTGGCGACCATCGTGTTCAAGCCTACTGCTTTCGCATGTGTTTGACCAATCATGAACCCAATCGAGTCCCGTTTGCCAAACCGGCTGGCTATGACCCTTCGCAATATGAGTTACTCGTCCGGATTTTTGACGCTGGATTCAACCAAACGTTCGCCAAGTTCGACCCGATTCCCAACTACAAAACCGATACCAATAACCATGGTCCAATGAGTACCGATAACATCGGTTTTAACTATGACTATCCCGAAGCGAGCTATGAGCGACGCCGCGAGATTATCAAGGAGCACGAAACCTATCAGCAAGGATGGCTGTATTTCATCGCCAACGATCCACGCGTGCCCGAACAAACTCGACAACAAATGCGGAAGTGGGGATTGGCCAAAGATGAGTTTGTCGATAACGGAAATTGGCCGCATCAACTCTATATCCGTGAAGCTCGGCGGATGGTGGGTGACTTCGTCATGACCGAGAACGAATTGCTCAAACGCAGTGAAACTCCCGAGTCGGTTGGGATGGGCTCTTATACGATGGATTCGCATAACGTCCAGCGTTACATCACGCCCGAAGGTCACGTACAAAACGAAGGTGACATTGGCGTCAGCACGAAAGGGCCTTATCAAATCGCATACGGTTCGCTCGTTCCCAAAAAATCAGAATGCGAAAACCTATTGGTTCCTGTTTGTGTATCCAGTTCACACATTGCATTTGGCTCGATTCGAATGGAGCCTGTCTTTATGATTTTGGGCCACAGTTCGGCGACCGCCGCAGTGATGGCGATCGATGAAAAAATTGCAGTGCAAGATGTAGATTACGAGAAGTTGAGTCAGCGTTTGCGGGCCGACGGACAGGTGCTCGAGTACAGCGGTTCTGAAAAGCGAACGACCGGCAAGGGAGTCTCTAGCGATCAACTGAAAGGCATCGTCGTCGATGATGCTAAGGCGGAATTCACTGGCACTTGGTTGCCGAGCACGTCGTCATCCAAGTTTGTTGATCACGGCTATGTGCATGACGGTCACCAGGCGGATGGTCTAGCCACGATGACCTTTACGGCGACATTACCCAAGGCGGGTGAATACGAGGTTCGCGTTGCCTATCCGGCAAACTCGAATCGTGCTAGTAACGTCAAGATCACCGTGCATCACGCCGCGGGTTCGTCGACGGTGAGCGTGAACCAGAAAGAAACGCCCGCGATCGAAGGGTTGTTTGTGTCACTCGGTAAGTTTCCATTTGATGCCAATGCGAAAGCAACGGTTCGAATCACCAACGATGGAGCCAATGGTCACGTCGTTGCCGATGCGGTTCAGTGGTTGCCGTAG
- a CDS encoding M3 family metallopeptidase encodes MSSDSVMLKPWTGPYGGVPPWNLVRQDEFLPAIETAIQIASEELSTIANQSEPPTFENTIIALEKAGKTLDRVETLFDVHTGNLNVGSIPDMERAIAPKLSEYRDSIYQNEKLFKRIEAIYQSDAMKSFTVAQKRLVDDLYKTFVRQGAKLNSSDKAKLSQINTRLARLFTDFSQNVLEDEKGYVTWIDHESDLAGLPDSVIAAMKSAAEERNKPDQWAVTNTRSSMDPFLTYADNRDLRETVWRNYYNRGDNGDAHDNNAIISEILSLRTARAKLLGYKNHAEWRLEPTMAKTPAATMDLMMKVWPKAVARVREEVADMQTIANSENTNITIAPWDYRYYAEKVRKDKYDLDFNEVKPYLQLEKLREAMMWAAGELYGMQFTEIKDVPVFHPDVRVWKVEDADGNRVGLWYLDPYAREGKRSGAWMMDYRSQENIDEPITPVVSNNSNFVKGVAGQPSLISWDDAVTLFHEFGHALHSLNSKVNYPSQAGTRVARDYVEFPSQIMEHWLDTPEVLSQYAVHYETGQPMPQALLDKIKKASKFNQGFDTVEYLASAIVDMKLHTTDQTSIDPDAFEKQTLKEIGMPDEIPMRHRTPQFAHIFSSDSYSAGYYSYLWSDALTADAVEVFEDAGSFYDKATAKSLHDNVMSVGDTIDPAEGFRRFRGRDVDTSALLRKRGFPVE; translated from the coding sequence ATGAGTTCGGATTCTGTAATGCTTAAACCATGGACCGGTCCCTACGGTGGCGTTCCTCCTTGGAACTTGGTCCGCCAAGACGAATTCCTGCCAGCGATCGAGACGGCGATTCAAATCGCGAGCGAAGAGCTCAGCACAATCGCTAACCAAAGTGAACCGCCCACGTTTGAAAACACCATTATCGCGCTGGAGAAAGCGGGCAAGACGCTTGATCGTGTGGAAACGCTGTTTGATGTCCACACCGGCAACCTGAACGTCGGCTCGATTCCCGATATGGAACGCGCCATCGCGCCGAAGTTGTCCGAATACCGCGACAGCATCTATCAAAACGAAAAACTGTTCAAACGCATCGAAGCGATCTATCAAAGTGACGCGATGAAGTCGTTTACCGTCGCTCAAAAACGATTGGTTGACGATCTTTACAAAACCTTTGTTCGCCAAGGCGCAAAATTGAACTCCAGCGACAAAGCCAAGTTGTCGCAAATCAATACACGATTGGCTCGACTGTTCACTGATTTCAGCCAAAACGTGCTCGAAGACGAAAAAGGCTATGTCACTTGGATTGATCACGAATCGGATCTGGCCGGATTGCCCGACAGCGTCATTGCGGCGATGAAATCGGCCGCCGAAGAACGCAACAAGCCTGATCAATGGGCCGTCACCAACACGCGTTCGTCGATGGATCCGTTTCTGACGTACGCGGACAACCGTGATTTGCGGGAAACGGTTTGGCGAAACTATTACAACCGCGGCGACAACGGGGATGCCCACGATAACAACGCGATCATCTCCGAGATCCTCAGCTTGCGTACCGCGCGAGCCAAATTGCTCGGGTACAAGAACCATGCCGAGTGGCGATTGGAACCGACCATGGCCAAGACGCCGGCCGCGACCATGGACTTGATGATGAAGGTGTGGCCCAAAGCGGTCGCGCGTGTTCGCGAAGAAGTGGCCGATATGCAAACGATCGCCAATTCCGAGAACACCAACATCACCATCGCGCCGTGGGACTACCGCTACTACGCCGAGAAAGTACGCAAAGACAAATACGACCTCGATTTCAACGAAGTCAAACCGTACCTGCAGCTAGAAAAGTTGCGTGAAGCGATGATGTGGGCCGCCGGAGAATTGTACGGAATGCAGTTCACTGAGATCAAAGACGTCCCCGTGTTTCACCCCGACGTGCGCGTTTGGAAGGTTGAAGACGCCGATGGCAACCGTGTTGGTTTGTGGTACCTCGATCCCTACGCTCGCGAAGGCAAACGCAGTGGCGCGTGGATGATGGATTACCGCAGTCAAGAAAACATCGACGAACCGATCACGCCAGTCGTTTCAAACAATTCGAACTTTGTCAAAGGGGTCGCAGGACAACCGTCATTGATCTCGTGGGACGACGCCGTGACATTGTTTCACGAATTCGGGCATGCACTGCATAGCTTGAACTCGAAGGTAAATTATCCTTCACAAGCAGGAACCAGGGTCGCGCGTGATTACGTCGAGTTTCCGTCCCAGATCATGGAGCATTGGCTCGACACTCCGGAAGTGCTCAGCCAATATGCGGTGCATTACGAAACCGGCCAACCGATGCCTCAGGCACTGCTGGACAAAATCAAGAAAGCATCCAAATTCAACCAAGGCTTTGATACGGTGGAGTATTTGGCCAGTGCGATTGTTGACATGAAGTTGCACACCACGGATCAGACATCGATTGATCCCGACGCGTTTGAAAAACAAACGTTGAAGGAGATTGGTATGCCCGACGAGATTCCGATGCGTCACCGCACGCCCCAGTTTGCTCACATTTTCAGCAGCGATTCGTATTCGGCGGGCTACTACAGCTACCTGTGGTCGGACGCGTTGACCGCCGACGCAGTCGAAGTGTTCGAGGACGCCGGCAGTTTCTACGACAAAGCCACCGCAAAGAGTTTGCACGACAACGTGATGAGCGTGGGCGACACGATCGATCCCGCCGAAGGTTTCCGGCGATTCCGAGGCCGCGATGTCGACACCAGTGCCCTATTGCGCAAACGCGGCTTCCCGGTCGAGTAG
- the rtcA gene encoding RNA 3'-terminal phosphate cyclase, whose translation MIEIDGSQGEGGGQILRSSLALAAVTKQPIRIVNIRAGRRKPGLMRQHLTSVRAVGAVCDAVIEGDAIGSQLITFEPNETRGGNFDFKVGTAGSAVLVAQTVLPALMLADHPSSVTFEGGTHNPAAPPLDFFRDSFLPQLAKMGVASEVEIEAYGFYPAGGGKFQLNITPCRTLNGLTLIECDPKASPRVTAIVSAIPKSVGQRECDTIRRKTNWAADCFHVHEVSQPRGPGNVVMIQWAAPSVTETFTGFGKVGVKAEHIARGVLRQTRAHLARDVPVGEHLADQLMLPLGLAAMQGRCSEFRSGPLSRHSKTHLDVLELFLDIKVDVQEDDESGSVTVRFGPRG comes from the coding sequence ATGATTGAAATTGATGGATCTCAGGGCGAGGGCGGCGGACAAATCCTCCGCTCCTCGCTCGCGCTCGCCGCGGTGACCAAGCAACCGATTCGGATCGTCAACATTCGAGCCGGTCGTCGGAAACCAGGGCTGATGCGACAACACCTCACGTCGGTACGGGCCGTCGGTGCGGTTTGTGATGCGGTGATCGAAGGTGATGCGATCGGATCGCAATTGATCACGTTCGAGCCAAATGAAACCCGTGGTGGCAATTTCGACTTCAAAGTAGGTACTGCAGGCAGCGCGGTCTTGGTCGCGCAAACCGTCTTGCCGGCTTTGATGCTTGCGGACCATCCGTCGAGCGTGACTTTCGAAGGAGGCACTCATAATCCAGCGGCACCCCCGTTGGATTTTTTTCGAGATTCGTTTTTGCCGCAATTGGCCAAGATGGGAGTCGCCAGCGAAGTTGAAATCGAAGCCTATGGTTTTTATCCCGCTGGCGGCGGAAAGTTTCAGTTGAACATCACTCCGTGTCGGACTTTAAATGGGCTTACGCTGATCGAGTGTGATCCGAAGGCATCGCCTCGCGTGACCGCGATCGTCTCGGCGATTCCCAAGTCGGTGGGGCAGCGTGAATGTGACACGATTCGGCGAAAAACAAACTGGGCCGCCGATTGCTTTCACGTTCATGAAGTGTCGCAACCGCGGGGCCCCGGTAACGTGGTCATGATTCAGTGGGCAGCACCGAGTGTCACCGAGACGTTCACCGGGTTTGGCAAAGTGGGCGTCAAGGCAGAGCACATCGCGCGAGGCGTGCTGCGACAAACGCGAGCCCATCTCGCCAGAGATGTTCCGGTCGGCGAACATTTGGCCGATCAGCTTATGTTGCCGCTAGGTTTGGCGGCCATGCAGGGCCGCTGCAGCGAATTTCGCAGCGGCCCGTTGTCGCGGCACAGCAAGACGCACCTCGATGTGCTGGAGCTCTTTTTGGACATCAAAGTGGACGTCCAAGAGGACGACGAAAGCGGATCGGTAACGGTCCGCTTTGGACCGCGTGGGTAA
- a CDS encoding RtcB family protein: MHTTLHKPAPTRMIATGEATAILPTETTPPIKVIGTEAIRDTFDDVCLQQAINSRLAPGVTDVVLNPDAHLGYGAPVGCVMVSPTHIYPGPVGVDIKCSMSLLQLDVPADVIEDRQTRRALISAICQRTPTGAGKGQRSVKKSRPVNRTLGKQLVVEGASESVCQQLGIPVDWADRCEDSFHLGHDETRDALGNRLEVLLAQRHMSNFSDKMSQLGSYGGGNHFGECEVVHVGDDDRSRSVAETFGLRDGKVAFLSHCGSRGFGHNLASGQFKTLQHKFSKWDIPLPAGDRQLVYAPLGTSEADDYLDDMALGANFATANHLLINALVLEAFQEVLPGTTGSLVYFISHNIARKEIMDNRPTWVHRKGATRAFPAGHYALRETPFADTGHPILLPGNPRDGSAVMVADAGAEQACFSVNHGAGRTLGRRHANRVLDQATIDKEFEQHDILSNCRFYPKDEAPAAYKDFEEVLRSVKTAGLASEVARLKARFVIKDASKADD, from the coding sequence ATGCATACGACGCTTCACAAGCCTGCACCAACCAGAATGATCGCAACCGGAGAAGCCACCGCGATCTTGCCGACCGAAACGACGCCGCCGATCAAGGTGATTGGGACCGAGGCGATTCGCGATACGTTTGACGACGTTTGTTTGCAACAAGCGATCAATTCGCGGCTCGCACCCGGCGTGACCGATGTCGTGCTCAATCCCGATGCCCATCTCGGATACGGAGCTCCGGTGGGATGTGTGATGGTATCGCCCACGCACATTTACCCAGGACCCGTGGGAGTGGACATCAAGTGTTCGATGAGTTTGTTGCAATTGGATGTCCCTGCGGACGTCATCGAAGACCGGCAAACACGACGTGCACTGATCTCGGCCATTTGTCAACGCACTCCGACCGGAGCAGGCAAAGGGCAACGAAGTGTAAAGAAGTCGCGTCCCGTGAACCGCACGCTAGGGAAGCAACTCGTCGTCGAAGGAGCCAGCGAAAGTGTTTGTCAGCAACTTGGCATTCCAGTTGACTGGGCCGATCGATGCGAAGATTCATTCCACCTTGGACATGACGAGACCCGCGATGCGCTGGGAAATCGTTTGGAGGTTCTGCTTGCTCAGCGGCATATGAGTAATTTTTCGGACAAGATGAGCCAACTGGGGTCGTACGGCGGCGGGAACCATTTCGGTGAATGCGAAGTGGTTCACGTCGGGGACGATGACCGTTCTCGCTCGGTGGCTGAAACGTTTGGGCTGCGTGACGGAAAGGTTGCCTTTTTGTCGCATTGTGGATCGCGAGGTTTCGGGCATAACTTGGCATCGGGCCAGTTCAAAACCTTGCAACACAAGTTCAGCAAGTGGGACATTCCACTGCCGGCCGGTGATCGCCAATTGGTTTACGCGCCACTGGGAACAAGCGAAGCCGACGACTATTTGGACGACATGGCGCTGGGAGCCAATTTTGCCACGGCGAACCACTTGTTGATTAACGCTCTCGTACTAGAAGCGTTTCAAGAAGTATTGCCGGGAACGACGGGATCGTTGGTCTATTTCATCAGTCACAACATTGCACGCAAGGAGATCATGGATAATCGGCCGACATGGGTGCATCGTAAAGGAGCGACACGTGCGTTTCCCGCGGGGCATTATGCTTTGCGTGAGACCCCGTTTGCCGATACCGGACACCCGATTTTGTTGCCGGGAAATCCTCGTGATGGATCGGCGGTGATGGTGGCGGATGCGGGAGCCGAGCAGGCGTGCTTTAGTGTGAATCACGGCGCCGGACGCACGCTCGGGCGACGTCATGCCAATCGTGTTTTGGATCAAGCGACCATCGACAAAGAGTTTGAGCAGCACGATATCCTCAGCAATTGCCGGTTTTATCCCAAGGATGAAGCTCCGGCAGCGTACAAGGATTTCGAGGAAGTGTTGCGATCGGTGAAGACCGCGGGATTGGCGAGCGAAGTCGCTCGCTTGAAAGCACGTTTCGTGATTAAGGATGCGAGTAAAGCGGATGATTGA
- the rtcR gene encoding RNA repair transcriptional activator RtcR → MNKSRVVIGFLGTQLDQPAKRGDRWSGWRPSIAVCQQPDLIVDRFELLCDRRHEKLAESVVADIRSVSPETEVRLHWNQLRDPWDFEEVYALLHQFTRDYSFDADHEEYLAHITTGTHVAQICLFLLTESRHLPAALLQTSPPNRSGKDPRGVYSVIDLDLSRYDQLASRFQAEHQEGLSFLKSGIETRNKAFNQLIERIEQVSLATRAPILLSGPTGAGKSQLAQRIFALKRHRQQVAGPLVEVNCATIRGEQAMSTLFGHVKGAFTGAAAARAGLLKSADQGVLFLDEIGELGSDEQAMLLRAIEEKTFLAVGSDDATSSDFQLIAGTNRDLHQEVGRGNFREDLLARINLWSFAMPGLAQRRDDIDPNIEFELQKFTTTHGRKVTFNKEARKKFIEFAHDPSTPWKANFRDLNAAITRMATLSPGGRITTDMVDEEIQRLRCSWRGSEKPDSHAATLRSVLDENQIAQLDRFDQAALAEVIKVCSQSSSLSAAGRELFQISRQSKQRANDADRLRKYLAKFGIQWSDIAAGEFS, encoded by the coding sequence ATGAATAAGTCGCGCGTCGTTATCGGTTTTCTCGGTACCCAATTAGACCAACCCGCCAAGCGAGGTGATCGCTGGTCGGGTTGGCGGCCCAGTATTGCCGTGTGTCAGCAGCCCGACTTGATCGTCGATCGATTTGAATTGCTGTGTGATCGACGACACGAAAAGCTGGCCGAAAGCGTGGTCGCCGACATCCGCTCGGTCTCTCCCGAAACCGAGGTGCGTCTGCATTGGAATCAGCTTCGCGACCCCTGGGATTTCGAAGAGGTCTATGCGCTACTGCACCAGTTCACTCGTGACTACTCGTTTGACGCCGATCACGAGGAATACCTCGCCCACATTACCACAGGCACGCACGTCGCACAGATTTGTTTGTTCTTGTTGACCGAATCACGTCACTTGCCCGCCGCGCTGCTGCAGACCTCGCCACCGAATCGCAGCGGCAAAGACCCTCGCGGTGTCTACAGCGTGATCGATTTAGATTTATCGCGGTACGATCAATTGGCCAGCCGGTTTCAGGCCGAACACCAGGAAGGATTGTCGTTTCTAAAATCGGGGATCGAGACACGGAACAAGGCCTTCAATCAATTGATCGAACGGATCGAACAGGTATCGCTAGCGACCCGTGCGCCGATTTTGTTGAGTGGGCCAACGGGAGCGGGCAAGTCACAACTCGCCCAACGCATCTTTGCGTTGAAACGACATCGTCAACAAGTTGCCGGCCCGTTGGTTGAGGTGAATTGTGCCACGATTCGCGGCGAACAAGCGATGTCGACGCTGTTCGGCCATGTAAAAGGCGCGTTCACCGGGGCAGCCGCTGCACGTGCTGGGCTGCTGAAATCGGCTGACCAGGGAGTGCTGTTTTTAGACGAGATTGGCGAACTGGGTTCCGACGAACAAGCGATGTTGTTGCGCGCGATCGAAGAGAAGACCTTTCTCGCGGTTGGATCGGATGACGCGACGTCGAGCGATTTCCAATTGATCGCAGGCACCAACCGTGACTTGCACCAAGAAGTCGGACGCGGCAATTTCCGTGAAGACCTTCTGGCCCGCATCAATTTGTGGTCGTTCGCGATGCCAGGATTGGCCCAGCGTCGCGACGACATCGATCCCAACATTGAATTTGAATTACAAAAGTTCACCACGACTCATGGGCGGAAGGTGACGTTCAACAAGGAAGCACGCAAAAAGTTTATCGAGTTTGCCCATGATCCATCGACGCCTTGGAAGGCCAACTTCCGCGACTTGAACGCGGCGATCACACGGATGGCAACGCTGTCGCCGGGCGGACGCATTACGACCGACATGGTGGACGAAGAAATCCAGCGGCTGAGGTGCAGTTGGCGAGGATCGGAGAAGCCCGATAGCCATGCCGCGACATTGCGAAGCGTGCTGGATGAGAATCAAATTGCCCAACTCGATCGATTTGATCAAGCCGCGCTTGCCGAAGTGATCAAGGTGTGCTCGCAATCGTCGTCGCTCTCCGCCGCCGGTCGCGAGCTCTTCCAAATCTCACGGCAATCCAAGCAAAGGGCAAATGATGCCGATCGGCTACGAAAATATCTAGCAAAATTCGGGATCCAGTGGAGCGATATCGCAGCGGGGGAATTTTCTTAG
- a CDS encoding potassium channel protein produces MPNRHQNFAHRIAAHAAPAMFWISLVFLVCQSVLVVLWVDVPNLEETLIRDPVTDEAVAFTLPPISRTEVAATLLMLLIWPIVITESIYHWLTRPWDTETRWTHFYSFVFCICPSLRMCARSFEMGNRIWLPTLGWRKADARLRRRLERYFSLPMIWIALLIMPVLLIELLLKNQVAQYDWLRFALHFSTGAIWFCFAAEFILMVSVAEKKIVYCKTHWLDLAIILLPLVSFLRSLQFLRATGITKMVRLSQINQVARMYRLRGTAIKAVRALVLLDILERILRPSPERSLVKLNAQLVELEKEAKAVRRKIAKLERDVPVEMCAEE; encoded by the coding sequence ATGCCCAACCGACACCAAAATTTCGCTCACCGGATCGCAGCTCACGCTGCGCCTGCGATGTTTTGGATTTCGCTCGTTTTCCTGGTCTGCCAATCGGTTTTGGTGGTCTTGTGGGTTGATGTGCCGAATTTAGAGGAAACTCTGATTCGCGATCCGGTCACCGATGAAGCGGTCGCGTTCACGTTGCCGCCGATCAGCCGTACCGAAGTTGCGGCCACCCTTCTGATGCTGCTGATTTGGCCGATCGTGATCACCGAATCGATCTATCATTGGTTGACCCGCCCCTGGGACACAGAGACCCGTTGGACGCATTTCTACTCGTTTGTGTTTTGTATTTGCCCATCATTGCGAATGTGTGCACGCAGTTTCGAGATGGGAAACCGCATTTGGCTACCGACGCTGGGATGGCGCAAGGCAGACGCACGCTTACGCCGACGACTGGAGCGGTACTTCAGCTTGCCGATGATCTGGATCGCATTGTTGATCATGCCAGTGTTGCTGATCGAATTGCTGCTAAAGAACCAAGTCGCCCAATACGACTGGCTTCGGTTTGCACTGCATTTCAGCACCGGAGCGATTTGGTTCTGTTTCGCCGCCGAGTTCATCTTGATGGTCTCGGTAGCGGAAAAGAAAATCGTCTACTGCAAAACTCACTGGCTCGATCTTGCGATCATATTATTACCACTCGTCTCGTTCCTGCGTTCGCTTCAATTTTTGCGAGCCACGGGAATCACGAAGATGGTTCGGTTGTCTCAGATCAACCAAGTCGCACGAATGTATCGATTGCGTGGAACGGCGATCAAGGCCGTGCGGGCGTTGGTATTGCTGGACATACTTGAACGCATCCTTCGCCCCTCCCCCGAACGCTCGCTCGTGAAGTTAAACGCACAACTCGTCGAACTGGAGAAGGAAGCGAAGGCGGTGCGGCGTAAAATCGCCAAGCTCGAACGCGATGTGCCCGTGGAAATGTGTGCCGAAGAGTAA